The DNA segment TTCCGCAGTCCTGCCGGAGAAGCGCTCTTCCACATCGGGATGGAAGAGGGTTGCGAAAATTACGTCGTGCTTTTCCCTGAAAAGAAAACAGGAATTGTCGTCCTGAGCGTGTCAGACCTGTCGGTCGGCATCACGCGGTCAATTGTCAAAGGCCTGATCGGCGATACTTATTCTCCCTTTGACTGGATGCGCTACTGACCTGGGCCGCGGGATCCCGGCATGGCATCGGCAGGGATGCGCCCCGGAGCACGCAACCATGGCTTGCGAGCCGATTCAAACAACTGGGGACGCTGACCGGTTTAGGCAAGCACCCTAACACAGAATCCGGGGAAGGTGATTGGGACTCATTGTCGAGTGAAAAACCGGTCAGCGTCCCCGGTTTCCCCGGTTTCCTCGTCCCACGCTGGCCGGCCGCGATCGGATCGACTTGGCGGAGACGCTGAAAGAGCTTGGCCATATCGAGGCTGGACATGGCAACTTCGATCGTGCAGAGGCAATTTATCGAGAAGCACTCGAAATCTGCCGGGAGATTCTTGGGGAGGGCAATGTAAAGGTGGCGGACAGTCTGACCAATCTCGGCAACATTCATTGGTATCGAGGACAATTCAAGAAAGCCGAGAAATATTACCGTGATGCCATTTCCGTTGTGAAGCGCGCAGGAGCTTCGGAGGATGACGTCGCAAGGGAACAGGTGAATCTGGATTCCGTGCTCATCCAGCAGGACCAGCTTGACGCCGCGATCGAGATCTTGACGCAGTCCCTCGAGGTACTACAGCGCAGTCGCGGCCGAGACAACACCTTGACCTTACATGTGATGAACAGTCTGGCTGGTGCGCTGTACCGGATTGGCAAATACGCTGAGGCTGAGCAGCTCCAGCGCGAGCTGCTTGCAACCCGCCGCAAGATCCTCGGCAACGACCACTTCGACGTCGCCTTGTCTTTTTACAATCTCGGCAATACGCTTGATGAGTTAGGGCGGTTCGCTGAAGCTGAAGATGCGCTTGGGGAGAGCCTCAATATCTGGCGCAAGGCCCTGCCTCAACCGCATGTTCAGGTGGCTTGGGCTCTCAATGACCTTGGCATCGCGTTTCGGGATGATGGAAAGTACGAGAAATCAGCCCAGGCATACCAGGAAGCCCTGGCGATATTTGAGAAGGCCCCCAGCGCCAAGCCTGTGGATGCCGCATGGGCCTGGCAGGGTCTCGGGGATGTGTCCTTCGCACGAGATCAAAAGATCGAGGCAGAGAAACTCTATCGCACGGCACTCCGGCTGCGGCAGAGCGCGCCTGGAGCCGGTCCCAGCGCCCTTGCGACTTCGGTGGCGGCGCTGGGCCGCCTGGTCTGCGAATCGGGCTCACATGGAGAGGGCGAACGGCTGTTGCGCGACGCCCTAGGCATTTTTCAACGGGTGTTGCCGGCCTCTCATTGGCGCATCGGGCACATGCAGGCGCTTTTGGGCCGCTGTCTATCAGCGCAGCGCAAGTTCGCGGACGCCGAACCGCTTCTCTTGAAAGGCTACGAACTCCTGCTCGAGAAACGCGGAGCCGGGCGCGAAGAGACGCCCGAAGCTGCCGGCGCTCTCGCGGCTCTCTACGTAACCTGGGGAAAGCCTGATCGGGCGGCAGTGTATCGAAAGTAAGCCAGGATCACCCGTTTCAATACGGAACGATACGGGGCCTGACCGAAACGAATTGAGTTCCAGCCCTTGTTCACAGGGAATCCAAGCTGCCTCCCGGGGCGGTACTGACTCCACTATATGATGCGATTCCTTTCCGGCCTGATGACCACGGATTTCAGGAGGGGATGGGTTCAACCCGGCCGCAGCTCCTGTTGCAGAGCCTGGGGGAATCCAGCCTGCTTTCTGGGAAGAGGTGTTTTTTGGAAAGGGTCCCTCAGGCTTCCTTTCGGCCCCTGCCGTGCTCCTCGTCCGCGCCCAGCCACAAAAAACGATTTTCGGTTCTCCCGACTTGGATACGTTCTTCAGCATTACCGCGCCAGAAGGTCAACATTCTTGACCACGGCGAACTGTGCCTTGCCATTGGGCGATTGGACAACCTGAGCCGAGGCTGAGGACCCGTCGATACGAAAAGTGATCACTGTAATCTTGCCGTCGTCGGAGTTTCCCGCCCCGCCCGCATCGAACTGGTACACTCCATCGGGCTCGAAGGGATAGCTCTTGCCATCGCTCGCGGGGCCGCGCGGATCACGCACGCGCATCACCGAATAGTTGTGCGTGTGCGCGGCCAGAACGGCGCGGACTTTGTCGCGGTGGCGGACGATCATGTCCCAAAAACGATTCCGCAGATCCGGACACGCCTCGAATCCTTCTCCGACATGACGAACGCGGCAAAATGCGGGCACGTGCATGGCAACAAAAATATGATCCATCTCCTTCGCGGAATTTATCGTTTCTTCCACCCAGCGGATGCCGGCATCATTGATGCATCCTCCCCGCTCACCGGTCCCTTGATATTGGTCCACCACGATCATGCGTACATTGCGAATATCCATGTAGTAGCTGACCGCGGATTTGGCAAACTGGGCTTGAATGCCTTCTTTGGGCAGGATCGTTTCGTTGATAAATCTCCGAAATCCGGCATCGTGGTTCCCAATTACCGGGAGAAACCGAGGGTAATGCGTTCCGGAAAAAATACTGCGGTAGATCGCATAATTGATATCGTTGGGATCAAAGTCGCCCGCCACCAGGATGAATTCAAGGTTATTCGACTCCTTGTTTATTGGGTCATTCGCATCGCGGATCTGGTTCAGCGCCGCCTTAAAATCCTGTGTCCCCGAGCGTGCGTCGCCCACAACTGAAAAAGACCAGGATTGGCCCAAAGCCGGTGCTGCTGACAGCGCGAGAACCAATACGTACGCGAAATAGGAAATGAGTTTCCTGCGCTTGCGACTGATTCTAGTCAACGCCTGGCGCATTGCCGCGCCGGATTCCGAAATATGATGAACCATGCTTTCCTCGGCATCAGTCTGAATCTGTGGTCAAGGGTTAGGTACATACCGCAGTCCTCGTTCCGAACCGGGGACTGAGTGATTCATTTTATTAGCTGTTTGCAGCAAATCACAGTGGGATCTGCACTGCGAAGCCCTGGCATCAGGTGCCTTCCTTAGAAGCAAAAACGGCTTGGCT comes from the Terriglobia bacterium genome and includes:
- a CDS encoding tetratricopeptide repeat protein, with product MAETLKELGHIEAGHGNFDRAEAIYREALEICREILGEGNVKVADSLTNLGNIHWYRGQFKKAEKYYRDAISVVKRAGASEDDVAREQVNLDSVLIQQDQLDAAIEILTQSLEVLQRSRGRDNTLTLHVMNSLAGALYRIGKYAEAEQLQRELLATRRKILGNDHFDVALSFYNLGNTLDELGRFAEAEDALGESLNIWRKALPQPHVQVAWALNDLGIAFRDDGKYEKSAQAYQEALAIFEKAPSAKPVDAAWAWQGLGDVSFARDQKIEAEKLYRTALRLRQSAPGAGPSALATSVAALGRLVCESGSHGEGERLLRDALGIFQRVLPASHWRIGHMQALLGRCLSAQRKFADAEPLLLKGYELLLEKRGAGREETPEAAGALAALYVTWGKPDRAAVYRK
- a CDS encoding metallophosphoesterase; translation: MVHHISESGAAMRQALTRISRKRRKLISYFAYVLVLALSAAPALGQSWSFSVVGDARSGTQDFKAALNQIRDANDPINKESNNLEFILVAGDFDPNDINYAIYRSIFSGTHYPRFLPVIGNHDAGFRRFINETILPKEGIQAQFAKSAVSYYMDIRNVRMIVVDQYQGTGERGGCINDAGIRWVEETINSAKEMDHIFVAMHVPAFCRVRHVGEGFEACPDLRNRFWDMIVRHRDKVRAVLAAHTHNYSVMRVRDPRGPASDGKSYPFEPDGVYQFDAGGAGNSDDGKITVITFRIDGSSASAQVVQSPNGKAQFAVVKNVDLLAR